From Desmodus rotundus isolate HL8 chromosome 10, HLdesRot8A.1, whole genome shotgun sequence, one genomic window encodes:
- the LOC112322741 gene encoding urea transporter 2 isoform X2, whose translation MEESAEIKADPSSSRTAWIRGCVADCGRRVYKALSYISGEMKECGEGLKDKSPVFQFLDWVLRGTSQVMFVNSPLSGILIVLGLFIQNPWWAISGCLGTVVSTLTALILSQDKSAIAAGLQGYNGVLVGLLMAVFSDKGDYYWWLLLPVIVMSMSCPILSSALGTIFSKWDLPVFTLPFNITVTLYLAATGHYNLFFPTILLQPASSVPNITWSEVQVPLLLRAIPVGIGQVYGCDNPWTGGIFLIALFIASPLICLHAVIGSTMGMLAALTLATPFDSIYFGLCGFNSTLACIAIGGMFYVITWQTHLLAIACALFAAYLGAALANVLSVFGLPTCTWPFCLSALTFLLLTTNNPAIYKLPLSKVTYPEANRMYYLSQEKNRRPSTITKYQAYDVS comes from the exons ATGGAGGAGAGCGCAGAGATCAAGGCGGACCCCAGCAGCTCCAGGACGGCCTGGATCCGCGGTTGCGTGGCTGACTGCGGGAGAAGGGTCTACAAAGCCCTCAGTTACATTTCGGGAGAGATGAAGGAGTGCGGAGAGGGGCTCAAAG ACAAATCCCCAGTGTTCCAGTTCCTGGACTGGGTCCTGCGGGGCACATCTCAGGTGATGTTTGTGAACAGCCCCCTCAGCGGCATCCTCATCGTCCTCGGCCTCTTCATCCAGAACCCCTGGTGGGCCATCTCGGGCTGCCTGGGCACCGTTGTGTCCACGCTGACAGCCCTCATCCTCAGTCAGGACAA ATCGGCCATCGCAGCAGGACTTCAGGGCTACAACGGGGTGCTGGTGGGGCTGCTGATGGCCGTGTTCTCGGACAAAGGCGACTACTACTGGTGGCTCTTGCTCCCTGTCATCGTCATGTCCATGTCTTG CCCCATCCTCTCCAGTGCCCTGGGCACCATCTTCAGCAAGTGGGACCTCCCGGTGTTCACGCTGCCCTTCAACATCACCGTGACCCTGTACCTGGCAGCCACAGGCCACTACAACCTCTTCTTCCCCACGATACTGCTGCAGCCTGCATCCTCTGTGCCCAACATCACCTGGTCAGAGGTCCAAGTGCCTTTG CTTTTGAGAGCCATCCCTGTTGGAATCGGCCAAGTGTACGGCTGTGATAACCCCTGGACTGGAGGCATTTTCCTCATAGCTTTGTTCATAGCTTCGCCTCTCATTTGCTTGCACGCTGTGATTGGATCCACCATGGGGATGTTAGCAG CTCTCACCCTCGCAACCCCCTTCGACTCCATCTACTTCGGCCTGTGCGGCTTCAACAGCACACTTGCCTGCATCGCCATAGGGGGCATGTTCTACGTCATCACCTGGCAGACCCACCTCCTCGCCATCGCCTGCG CCCTGTTTGCAGCCTACCTGGGTGCTGCCCTGGCTAACGTGTTATCTGTG TTTGGACTGCCAACCTGCACCTGGCCCTTCTGCCTCTCTGCGCTAACCTTCCTGCTCCTGACGACCAACAACCCCGCCATCTACAAGCTTCCGCTCAGCAAAGTCACCTACCCAGAGGCCAACCGCATGTATTACCTGTcccaggagaaaaacagaaggcCGTCaaccataacaaagtaccaggCCTATGATGTCTCCTAA